Part of the Candidatus Krumholzibacteriota bacterium genome is shown below.
GCGCCCTGCCAAGCTGGCTGACGTTCGACGCGGCGACCCGAACCTTCTCCGGCACGCCGGGCGAGGGCGAGGTCGGTACCGATCAGCCTGCAGGTGACGGCCGCCGACCCGTCGAACACCACGGCGACGACCACCTTCGACCTGACCGTGACCGAACAGCGGCGCCGACGGTGGCGAGCGCGCCGGTCGACCAGACCGCCACGGCGGGCGATGCGTTCAGCTACCAGCTGCCCGCGAACACCTTCGCCGATCCGGACGCCGGAGCGACCCTGCTGCGCTGTCGGCCACGCTCCGCCAGCGGCGCCTCCCTGCCCGCGTGGCTCAGCTTCGACGCCGCCACGCGGACCTTCTCCGGCACGCCCGGCGACGGCGACACCGGCACGCTCAGCCTGCGGGTGACGGCCCAGGACGGCGCGGGCGCCACGGCGACCGCCAGCTTCGAGCTGAGCGTCGAGGCGGCCGAAGGCGACGACGATCCGGTGCCGCCGCCCAGCGACGGGGACGACGACGACGATCCGGTGACCCCCACCGTCACCACCCTGGACCGCGGGCCGGTCCGGGTCACGGTGATCGAGATCGGCGGGGAGAACGTCCTGGTCGCCAACAGCGGCGTCGTCAGCGGCCGGGCGTTCGAGGCGATCCTGGGCACCTTCGACCGGGGCAACTCGCCACTCGCCCAGACGTTCCGCGCGGCCGCGGCCAACCTGTCCGGCGAGCCCAGCGAGACGCTGCAGACAGCCCTCGGCGATTCGACGACCCGGGGCATCCTGGCCGACATCGAGGCGATCGGCGGCGAGACGCTGATCTTCCAGAACGGCGAGTGGCGTCCGCTCGACCTGGAGACCTGCTGCAGAGCGCGGCCGTGAGCGGGGATGCCCCGGCCGGGACGTCCGCGCTGGCCGGCACCGCGCCGGCGGACGCCGGGCCGACCGCCCTCGCCGCGGCGCCGGCAGCCGCACCCGCCGAGCGCGAGGCCACCCTGGCCGGGCTGCGCCAGGCGACCCGCGACCTCTGGATCGAGCAGGCGATCGCCGCGCTCGCCGAGGCCGACGGCCTGGCCGACGGGCCTGGCGGACGGTGGCGACCTCTGGGCGGGCGGCGCGCCGGCGCCGGACGGCGGTCTGCCCGCCGGGCACCGGGCGGGCGACTTCGCCCAGCAGCTGCGCCAGCGCGCCGACGCGTTCGACCGCGACGCCCGCCTGCTGGCCGCCAGCCGTGGCGGTGGTCGAGCGCGCATAAGCCGGCACACCGCGGCCGGGCCGGACCGGGGGGTTGCCGGCGCGGCCGCGGTTCAGGCGGGCGCGGGCGCGCGGACGTAGCCCCATGCGGCTGCGCGCCGCCCCGCCGCCCGCCCGCGGCCCCCGCGCCGCGGGGGCGGCGTCCGCCCCGAACCCGGCCGAGACCTACCCGTTCGGCCACCGGCCGGCGGGGCAGTGCCTCAGGGCAAGATGCTGAAACGTGGACTCAGCGTTTCAGCATCTTGCCCTCTCTTCAAGGAGTTCAGAGCAAAATTCGACGATGGAAGGCCGGTTCGGCTTTCATCGATTGTGCTCTAGCGGCGGCCGCGCGGATCTGGACAGGGCCCCACCGAGAACACAGCGGGCACGGAGATCGACCGCGCGATCCAGGCGGGCGATCGGGCCATGCGCATGCGGTGAAACTGCCCCGCGCCCAAGGCGCGCCTGGACCTGGCTCGCACGCGAAGCGCGCCTGGACCGGGCTCGCGCGCGAAGCGCGCCTGGACCGGGCTCGCGCGCGAAGCGCGCCTGGACCGGGCTCGCGCGCGAAGCGCGCCTGGACTTGGCACATACGCAGCGCGTCTTGAACCGGCACGCGCGCGCGGCGCGCCGTTCGCTCTCTCGCGCTCTCTCTGTGCTCTCTGTGCCCTCCCTGCTCCACTCGCGCTTCGGGTCCTGCCCCGCTTCGGGTGCACTCCCCGCTTCGGGTCCAGCCCGGCCTCGGGTCCAGTCCGGCCCTGGCGTCCGCTTCGCTTATCACGCGCGCGCCGGCGGGCGCCGCACACGCGCGGCCGGTCAGGCCGCGGCGCCGTGTTGCAGCAATTCATTCGCGAAAACTGCAACTTGCGGTCAAAGCTTGATTTGCTTCTGGGGCGAGAAAGTGGCACAAGCAGGTGTTACGCTTGACACGCCGGAATCGGGGGCCTAGGAAAGCTGTGAAACGAGTGGGGATTGAGGCGGCGGGGCGCCGGCGGCGGTTGCGCGGCGGCGTGGCCGCGGTGCTGGCGGGGCTGATGCTGGGCGCGTGCGCGATCCAGCCGGCGCCGCTGACGCAGGCCGAGACGGAGGCGCGCGATCCAGGGCGACCTGCAGGCGATGTTCTCCGAGCAGGAGCCGATCGACGGGCCGGTCACGCTGTACGAGGCGATGGCCCGGGCGATCATGTACAACCTCGACCACCGGGTCGAGGTGATGAGCCAGGCCGTGAGCCAGCACCAGCTCGACGTCGCGCGCTACGACCTGCTGCCCAGCCTGGTCGCCGGAATCGGGCTACCGCGGCCGCTCCAACGAGAACGCCTCGTCGTCCAGAACGTCGAGACCGGCCGGCAGTCGCTCGCCCCCTCGACCTCGACGGAGCGGGACGTCTTCACCGCCGACCTGAACCTGGCGTGGAACGTGCTCGACTTCGGCGTGAACTACTTCACCGCGCAGCAGCAGGCCGACCGGGCGATGATCGCCTACGAGCGCCGGCGCAAGGTGATCCACGGCATCATCCAGGACGTCCGCTGCCGCCTACTGGCGGGCGGTCGCCGCCCAGCGCCTGCAGGCGCGGGTCGGGCCGCTATTGGAGCGGGTGGAAGGCGCGCGCCAGGAACTCCCAGCGGATCGAGCAGCTGCGCCTGCAGTCGCCGCTGGACGCGCTCAGCTACCAGCGCACCGTGCTGGACGCCAAGCGCCAGCTGCAGACCCTGCGCCAGGACCTGGCGCTGGCGAAGGTGGAGACTGGCGACGCTGATGAACCTGCCGCCGGACCGCGACTTCGAGCTGGCGATGCCGGCGAGCGAGATCGCCCTGGGCGAATTGGCGCTGAGCCCGCAGGAACTGGAGCAGATCGCGCTCGCCTACCGGCCGGAGCTGCGCGAGGAGGACTCCAGGCCCGGGTGTCGGCGACCGAGACGCGCAAGGCGCTGGTCCGCTTCCTGCCCGGCCTGGAGGTGTTCACCGGCCTGCACTACGACTCCGACGAGTTCCTGGTGAACCAGAACTGGGCGGACTACGGCGTGCGGGTCAGCTGGAACCTGATCAACCTGCTGTCCGCGCCGGCCCGCCTGGAGCAGGCGGAGAGCCAGGAGAAGGTCGCGATCGCCCGGCGCCAGGCGCTGTCCATGGCGGTGCTGAGCCAGCTGTACGTCGCCTACACCGCCTACCGCCAGGCGGACGACCTGTACCAGACCAACCAGGCGGTCGCGACGGTCGAGGGCGACATCCTGGAGCAGCTGCGCCGCAGCGAGCGCGCGCAGTCGAACGGCCGGCTGGCGGTGATCCGCGGCGAACTCAACGCCCTGGTCGCCGACCTGCGCCGCGACCTCGCCTTCGCCCGGGCGCAGAACGCGCTCGGGGCAGATCTACGTCACGGTCGGCGCCGACCCGCTGCCGGAGACGATCGAGGAGGCCTCCGTCGGCACCCTGGCCGAGGCGATCCAGACCACCCTGAAGGGCTGGCAGACGGGCGATCTGTTCATGCGCTCCACCATGCTGCAGGTGGGCGCGGAGCAGGGCCTGCCGGAGACGGCTGACGACAAGGTCCTGGGCATCTTCTAGCGGGCGTCTTCTAGCTGGCGACGCCGGACACGCCGCGGATCTGCCGCCCGAACCGCCGGCGACACGGGTCCCCTCTCCTCCGCTGGGCGAAGAGGGCTTAAGGTGAGGAGGTCGCCGCGGACCTTCGACGGCCGTGCACGCCACCTCTCCCCGGTCCCCACCCCAATGGCAGGAGGGGACCCGCCGCCACGCGGTGCCACGCCCGGCACCGCCAGGGCGGCGGACGACAGACCGAACGGCGACACGGGTCCCCTCTCCTCCGCTGGGAGGAGAGGGCTCAGGTGAGGGAGGTGGCCGCAGACCTCGACAGGCGTGCACGCCACCTCGCCCTGTCCCGCGCCCCCGATGGCGGAGAGGGAACCCGCCGCCACGCGGTGCCACACCCGGCGCCGCCGGGGCGGCGGACGACGCGGGTCCCCCTCTCCTCCGCTGGGAGGAGAAGGCCAGGGGTGAGGAGGTCCGGCCGCGGACCTCGACGGCGTGCACGCCACCTCTCCCTGGCCCTCTCCCCCGATGGCGAGAGGGGACCCGCCGCCACGCGGTGCCGAACCCGGCGCACGGCGGGGCGGTGGACGACGACCGGGCGACGCGGTCCCCCTCTCCTCCACTGGGAGGAGAGGGTTAGGGAGAGGAGGTGGGCCGCGGGACCTCGACGGCGTGCACGCCACCTCTCCCGGTCCCGCGCCCCCAGATGGCGGGAGGGGAACCCGCCGCGACGCGGTGCCACACCCGGCGCCGCCGGGGCGGCGGGCGACGACCGGCTACGCGGGTCCCCTCTTCCTCCGCTGGGAGGAGAGGGGGACCCGCCGCCGCGCGGTGCCTACACCGGCGCCGCCGGGGCGGCGGGCGGTCGGCGGCAAGGCGCGATGGAGTCGGAGACGGGCGATGGGCCTGCAAACGATCAACCGCCCGGCCGGGCGCGGCGCGCGCATCGCGGCAGGGCTCGCCCTGGCGGCCCGCGCTGCTGTGCGCCGGGACCGGCCCCGCGGCGGCGCAGGACGCAGCCGACGGCGCGGCCCCCGACGGCGCGGCCCCCGACGGCGCGGGCCGCGCGGCAGCCGCGCGCTGGACGCTGAGCCGCAGCTGAAGTCCCTGCTCGCCCCCGAGGGCGGCAAGGTCGGGCCGGACGGCGGGCTCGCCCCGCACGAGGCGCGCGCGCTGATCGAGCCCAGGGCGGAGGCGGTGCTGTCGAGCGAGATCGGCGGCCGGATCCTGGAGCTCCCGGTCGACTCCGGCGAGCGCTTCGCCAAGGGCGACCTGCTGGTCCGGCTTGGAGCTGCAGCTTCCACCAGGCCGAGCTGGCCGCGGCGCGGTGGCGGAGTTGACCCGCGCGCGGCGCGTGCTCGCCGACGCCCGGCAGCTGGCGCAGCTGAACTCGATCGGCCGAGCTCGACGTCGCCCTGGCCGAGGCGGACGTCGCCAAGGCAAACGCGCAGGTGCGCACCCGCTCGCTCTACGTCGAGCGCTGCCGGATCCGCGCGCCCTACGACGGCCGGGCGGCCGGTCGGCCGGTGGACATCGAGACGGTCGGCAAGGAGCCAGGAGCTGATGAGCGTGATCGCCAGCGGCGGCCTGCGGGTGCGCCTGATCGTGCCGTCCAGCTGGCTGGCCCTGGCTGGCGCCGGGGACGCGCTTCGAGCTCGAGATCGACGAGCCCGGCGCAACCCGTCAGGCCGAAGTCGCCACGATCGGCGCGCGGATCGACCCGGTCAGCCAGACCGTGCCGCTGCGCGGCCAGCTGGTCGGCGAAACGCCGGCCGCCCTGCTGCCGGGGATGAGCGGCACCGCCCGGTTCGACCCGCCCAACGGCTGACCCAATCCCGACGCTGGCGGCAGCCGCCGCCGCGGCCGGCCGGTCGCGAGACCCGATGCCGCAACCCGATCCCAAGCTCCGCGGCTTTTCCCACCTTCCTGCAGCTGGAGCGCGCCGCCCGGCGCGCCGAGAGCGTCGACGCGCTCACCTACGTCGCGGTCAACGAGACCCGCCGGCGGCCGAGCTATCGCCAGGCCGTGCTGGCGGCCGGCGGTGAGCGGCACCAGCCCGCGCGTCCGGGCGATCTCCGGCGTGTCCGTCCTGGAGCGCGACGCCCCCTTCCTGCGCTGGCACGAGACGGCGCTGGCCGCGCTCGCCCGCGGGGCGGAGGCGCGCACCGTCCGGCGGCTGACCGCGGACGACCTGCCGGAGGGCCTGCGGCCGGGCTGGACGGAATGGCAGATCGGCCACGGGCTCGACGTCCCGCTGATCGCGCCCGACGGCGAGCTGCTGGGCGCGCCGTGGCTGAGCCGGCCGGCGGAGTGGAGCGAGAGCGACGCCGTGCTCGCCGAGCGGCTGGCGGACTGCTACGCCCGACGCCTGGCGCGCGCTCGCCTGGGCGCAAGGCGGTGCCGGCGCAAGCGCCGCTGGCCGCGGATCGCGGCCGGCGCGGCGGCGGTCGGCCTGGTCGCGCGCGCTCGCGCATCCCGGTGCCGCAGAGCGCGCTGGCCCCGGCGGAGGTGGTCGCCGCCAACCCGCGGGTGGTCGCCGCGCCGATGGACGGGGTGATCGCCGACGTCCAGGTCGAGCCGAACCAGCCGGTCGAGGCCGGGCAGCGGCTGTTCGCCTGCGGCGCCACCGACCTGGAGAGCCACGCCGGCGGTCGCGCGCCGGGCGCTGGCGATCGCCGAGGCGGAGCTCCGGCGGGCGAGCCGGGGCGCGTTCGCCGACCGCGAGGAGACGGCCAAGCTGCCAGGTGCTTGGAGACCAAGCGCGACCTGCGCGCCGGCCGAGCTGGCGCAGGCGGTAGGAGCGGCTGTCGCGCGTGGTCGTCACGGCCGAGCAGGCCGGGGTGGCGATCTCCACCGACCCGAACGACTGGATCGGCCGCCCGGCGCGCCGGCGAACGGGCTGATGCAGGTGGCCGACCTGGGCGACACCCGCCTGCGGATCGACCTGCCGGTGGCCGAGGCGGTGCAGCTGGACCCCGGCGCCCGGGTCGCGCTGTTCCTGGACGTGGCACCGCTGGAGCGGGTGCCCGCGACCCTGACCCGGGCGAGCTACGAGGCGACGACGACCCCGGACGACGTGCTCGCCTACCGGGTCTACGCCGACTTCGCCGCCGACGCGGCGCCCCGCCGGCCGGGCCTCAAGGGCACGGCGAAGCTGTTCGGGCCGGAGGTGCCGCTGGCGCTCTACCTGTTCCGCCGGCCGGTCAGCGCCGTGCGGCAGCGTGGTCGGCCTGTGAGCGCGCCCGCGCTGACCCTGCCCGGCGCCGGCGCGGCGGCCGGCGAGCTGCCCGAACGGCTGCCGCCGCTGCGCGCCGACCTGGAGCTGCTGGAGGCGCCGCGGGCCGCCGACGGCAGCCCCTGCTGGACGATCCACGATCCCGTCCTGAACAGCTTCTACCGGATCGGCGACAGCGCCTTCCGGCTGCTGTCCAACTGGGCGCTGGGCGCGCCGGAGGCGGTGCTGGCGCGCGCCAACCGGGCTGCGCAGAGCGCGCCGGTCACCGCGCGCCAGCTGGAGCAGCTGCTGCGCTTCCTGGCCGCCAACCAGCTGATCGAGGCGGCGGGCCCGCAGGGCCTCGCCGACCACCTGGCGCGCCTCGACCGGCGGCGGACCCGGCCGTGGCAGTGGCTGCTGCACCGCTACCTGTTCTTCCGGGTGCCGCTGGTCCGCCCCGACGCGGTCCTGGGCGCCACGCTGCACCTGGTGCGGCTGATGACGCGCGGCTTCTGGCGGCCGGATCTGCCTGGTGCTGGGGCGCGCTGGGCGTGCTGCTGGCGCTGCGGCAGTGGGAGACCTTCACCCACACCTTCATGAGCTTCCTGACCTGGCAGGGCGCGTCGGCGTTCGCCGCCACCCTGCGGCGACCAAGGCGCTGCACGAGCTGGCGCACGGCTACATGGCCAAGGCGTACGGCTGCCGGGTGCGCACCATGGGGATCGCGTTCCTGGTGTTCTATCCGGTGCTCTACACCGACACCACGGACGCCTGGCGGCTGGTCTCCCGCCGGTAGCGGCTGCTGATCGGCGCGGCGGGCACGCTGGCGGAGGTCCTGCTGGTGCTCCTGGTGACCTTCGCCTGGTCGTTCCTGCCCGACGGGCCGATCCGGTCCGCCGCCTTCCTGCTGGCGACCGTGACCTGGACGATGACCCTGCTGGTCAACCTCAACCCGTTCATGCTTCGACGGCTATTACCTGCTGTCCGACTGGCTGGGCGTGAGAACCTGCAGACCCGGGGCTTCGCGCTCGGCCGTGGCGGCTGCGCGAGCCTGTTGTTCGGGCTGGGCGAGCCGCCGCCGGATCGGATGTGGCACGAATGCGCGCTGCCCTGGTGTACGCGTACAGCACCTGGATCTGGCGCTTTCTGCTGTTC
Proteins encoded:
- a CDS encoding putative Ig domain-containing protein, which produces MTSEGLTISLDAGATPTTVATLIAAIGYDNAAGDTPTGGDRTIRVTVDDGTTAGAGDPADVTVQVAAVNDADRNRCAGHDHRDRGRRRQHRPDRARPGRRRRRGQPDRPHPRASTRARSRRAGGGGVTVGGTGTGTLTLTGSAANLNAFLGDATAVQYTSAANANGTGAATLTFTLNDQGNTGSGGGTNVALGSAQIDIAAVNDAPTVANAPADQTTAADRSFSYRNCRPAPSPTSTAATASTYTATSAGGGALPSWLTFDAATRTFSGTPGEGEVGTDQPAGDGRRPVEHHGDDHLRPDRDRTAAPTVASAPVDQTATAGDAFSYQLPANTFADPDAGATLLRCRPRSASGASLPAWLSFDAATRTFSGTPGDGDTGTLSLRVTAQDGAGATATASFELSVEAAEGDDDPVPPPSDGDDDDDPVTPTVTTLDRGPVRVTVIEIGGENVLVANSGVVSGRAFEAILGTFDRGNSPLAQTFRAAAANLSGEPSETLQTALGDSTTRGILADIEAIGGETLIFQNGEWRPLDLETCCRARP
- a CDS encoding TolC family protein; the encoded protein is MFSEQEPIDGPVTLYEAMARAIMYNLDHRVEVMSQAVSQHQLDVARYDLLPSLVAGIGLPRPLQRERLVVQNVETGRQSLAPSTSTERDVFTADLNLAWNVLDFGVNYFTAQQQADRAMIAYERRRKVIHGIIQDVRCRLLAGGRRPAPAGAGRAAIGAGGRRAPGTPSGSSSCACSRRWTRSATSAPCWTPSASCRPCARTWRWRRWRLATLMNLPPDRDFELAMPASEIALGELALSPQELEQIALAYRPELREEDSRPGCRRPRRARRWSASCPAWRCSPACTTTPTSSW
- a CDS encoding TolC family protein, with amino-acid sequence MSATETRKALVRFLPGLEVFTGLHYDSDEFLVNQNWADYGVRVSWNLINLLSAPARLEQAESQEKVAIARRQALSMAVLSQLYVAYTAYRQADDLYQTNQAVATVEGDILEQLRRSERAQSNGRLAVIRGELNALVADLRRDLAFARAQNALGADLRHGRRRPAAGDDRGGLRRHPGRGDPDHPEGLADGRSVHALHHAAGGRGAGPAGDG